A genomic segment from Pistricoccus aurantiacus encodes:
- a CDS encoding methylthioribulose 1-phosphate dehydratase, with protein MIDLERLAQAQQAIVDAGETLYRAGQVPATGGNFSLRLDESHMAVTASGCHKGRLTPADILVTDLEAIPLEPHRKPSAEALLHGRLYADRPRTGAVLHTHSKAATLLSLIEPGKTLWLSGYELLKALEGVASHDERVAIPIFDNTQDMRALADQVGERLAHEASVAYLIRGHGLYTWATDMKACLRQVEALDFLFDCELFLRR; from the coding sequence TTGATCGATCTGGAAAGGTTGGCTCAGGCCCAGCAGGCTATCGTCGACGCCGGTGAAACACTATATCGGGCCGGTCAGGTACCTGCCACCGGGGGAAATTTTTCCCTGCGCCTCGACGAATCGCACATGGCGGTGACCGCCTCCGGTTGTCACAAGGGTCGTCTGACCCCTGCGGACATCCTGGTCACGGATCTGGAGGCGATACCCCTGGAGCCGCATCGCAAACCCTCCGCGGAGGCGCTGCTGCACGGTCGCCTCTACGCGGACCGGCCTCGAACCGGCGCCGTTTTGCATACTCACTCCAAGGCGGCGACGCTGCTGTCGCTGATCGAACCGGGAAAGACCCTTTGGCTGAGCGGTTACGAGCTGCTGAAAGCCCTGGAGGGCGTCGCCAGTCATGACGAGCGGGTCGCGATTCCGATTTTCGACAATACTCAGGACATGCGGGCGTTGGCGGATCAGGTCGGCGAGCGCCTGGCGCATGAGGCAAGCGTCGCCTATCTGATTCGAGGCCACGGGCTCTATACCTGGGCCACGGACATGAAGGCCTGCCTGCGCCAGGTGGAAGCGCTGGATTTTCTTTTCGACTGTGAACTCTTTCTGCGCCGATAG
- a CDS encoding MBL fold metallo-hydrolase, translating into MEAKVPDAGRRLSFASLGSGSKGNATLVSDGETRVLVDCGFPMRDAERRLNRLGLHPRQLDAILVTHEHGDHIRGVGALARRYRLPVYLTAGCWLSRRLGDVPDRHWILPQTRFAIRGLEIDPITVPHDAREPVQFRFRAHGRHLGVLTDLGYPTQHVVDAFRGCNALVLECNHDRQMLADGPYPFRLKRRVGGDWGHLANSQAAALLPRLGLDRLERIVCSHLSEQNNHPERVREILAPLLDGDETRLMLAAQDKGLSWQSIA; encoded by the coding sequence ATGGAGGCCAAGGTGCCGGATGCGGGGAGACGACTGTCATTTGCATCCCTGGGCAGCGGCAGCAAGGGCAACGCAACCCTGGTCAGCGACGGAGAAACTCGGGTGCTGGTGGACTGCGGCTTCCCCATGCGCGACGCGGAGCGGCGATTGAACCGGCTGGGCCTGCACCCGCGACAGCTCGACGCGATCCTGGTGACCCACGAGCATGGCGATCATATTCGCGGCGTGGGCGCCCTGGCGCGGCGTTACCGGCTGCCGGTCTATCTGACCGCGGGCTGCTGGCTCTCCCGGCGCCTAGGAGACGTGCCGGATCGGCACTGGATCCTGCCTCAGACACGCTTCGCAATCAGGGGGCTGGAAATCGATCCGATTACCGTACCCCACGATGCTCGGGAGCCGGTGCAGTTTCGTTTTCGCGCCCACGGTCGGCACCTGGGTGTGCTGACGGACCTGGGGTATCCCACTCAGCACGTGGTGGACGCCTTTCGAGGCTGCAATGCCCTGGTGCTCGAATGCAATCATGATCGACAGATGCTCGCGGACGGCCCCTATCCGTTTCGACTCAAGCGACGAGTGGGCGGCGATTGGGGACACTTGGCCAATTCTCAGGCCGCGGCCCTGCTGCCCCGCCTGGGGCTCGATCGCCTGGAGCGTATCGTATGCTCGCACCTGTCGGAACAGAACAATCATCCCGAGCGAGTCCGCGAGATCCTGGCGCCGCTGCTGGACGGTGACGAAACTCGTCTGATGCTAGCCGCTCAGGACAAGGGCTTGAGCTGGCAATCCATTGCCTGA
- the tsaA gene encoding tRNA (N6-threonylcarbamoyladenosine(37)-N6)-methyltransferase TrmO, with amino-acid sequence MSDNSANFSLTPVARLESDYPDKFGIPRQPGLASAARGRLVMLPPFDDPLALRGLEGFSHLWLTFIFHQTSERWSPLVRPPRLGGNAKIGVFASRSTHRPNRLGLSLVELVAVHTRPEVYLELRGHDLVDDTPVVDIKPYLPWADTRPDARAGFAPTAPACYPVEFSADAEAQLAERRDRDSLRKLIEQVLAQDPRPAYRKGQESRRYGVRLRDLDVRFQAIEDPRHGLVMRVFELVSLSRS; translated from the coding sequence ATGAGCGACAATAGCGCGAATTTCTCCCTGACGCCCGTTGCTCGGCTTGAAAGCGACTACCCGGACAAGTTCGGCATCCCGCGCCAGCCGGGTCTGGCTAGCGCCGCCCGAGGCCGCCTGGTGATGCTGCCGCCCTTCGACGACCCGCTGGCCCTGCGCGGTCTGGAAGGCTTCAGCCACCTCTGGCTGACCTTCATCTTTCATCAAACCTCCGAGCGCTGGTCGCCGCTGGTGCGCCCGCCTCGGCTGGGCGGCAATGCCAAGATCGGGGTCTTCGCCAGTCGCAGCACCCACCGCCCCAACCGGCTGGGACTTTCCCTGGTGGAGCTGGTCGCCGTCCATACCCGTCCCGAGGTTTATCTCGAGCTGCGCGGCCATGACCTGGTGGACGACACGCCGGTGGTGGACATCAAGCCCTATCTGCCCTGGGCGGATACACGGCCGGACGCCCGGGCGGGTTTCGCGCCGACGGCGCCAGCATGCTATCCGGTGGAGTTTTCCGCCGACGCCGAGGCCCAGCTCGCTGAACGCCGGGATCGGGACTCCCTGCGTAAACTGATCGAACAGGTGCTGGCCCAGGATCCTCGTCCCGCCTACCGAAAAGGCCAGGAATCGCGGCGCTACGGTGTGCGCCTGAGGGATCTGGACGTGCGCTTTCAGGCCATCGAAGACCCGCGGCATGGGCTGGTGATGCGGGTCTTCGAACTGGTGTCGCTCAGTCGAAGCTGA
- the purC gene encoding phosphoribosylaminoimidazolesuccinocarboxamide synthase has product MKKRQELYAGKAKSVYYTDDPDRLILQFRDDTSAFDGRKKEALSRKGMVNNKFNAFIMGKLEEAGVGTHFDGLVSDTECVVKKLEMIPVECVIRNIAAGGLCKRLGIEEGRELDPPTFELFLKNDELHDPMINESLAETLGFATPEQLARMKVLTYQVNDVLKALFAAGGILLVDYKLEFGLFKDEILLGDEFSPDGCRLWDAKTREKFDKDRFRQGLGGVIEAYEEVGRRIGVSFD; this is encoded by the coding sequence GTGAAAAAACGTCAAGAACTCTATGCGGGCAAGGCCAAATCGGTTTATTACACCGACGATCCGGATCGTCTGATCCTGCAGTTTCGCGACGACACCAGCGCCTTCGATGGCCGCAAGAAGGAGGCGCTGTCCCGCAAGGGCATGGTCAACAACAAGTTCAACGCCTTTATCATGGGCAAGCTGGAAGAGGCGGGTGTTGGCACCCACTTCGATGGCCTGGTGTCGGACACCGAGTGCGTGGTCAAGAAGCTCGAGATGATTCCGGTGGAGTGCGTGATTCGCAATATCGCCGCCGGGGGGTTGTGCAAGCGCCTGGGTATCGAGGAGGGTCGCGAACTCGATCCGCCGACCTTCGAGCTGTTTCTCAAGAATGACGAACTGCACGACCCGATGATCAACGAGTCCCTGGCGGAAACCCTGGGTTTCGCGACCCCGGAGCAGCTGGCACGCATGAAGGTCTTGACCTATCAGGTCAACGACGTGCTCAAGGCGCTGTTCGCCGCGGGCGGTATTCTGCTGGTGGATTACAAGCTGGAATTCGGCTTGTTCAAGGACGAAATCCTGCTGGGCGACGAATTCTCCCCGGACGGTTGCCGGCTGTGGGACGCCAAGACCCGTGAGAAGTTCGACAAGGATCGTTTCCGTCAGGGGCTCGGCGGGGTGATCGAGGCCTATGAGGAGGTGGGGCGGCGCATCGGCGTCAGCTTCGACTGA